From the genome of Bacteroides sp. MSB163, one region includes:
- the cobT gene encoding nicotinate-nucleotide--dimethylbenzimidazole phosphoribosyltransferase: protein MKTFKIIRPDENIRPALIDKINNLTKPKGSLGTLEELALQIGWIQQTLSPTLQHPQNIIFAADHGIVDEGVSLSPKEVTWQQISNFLHGGAGVNFLCRQHGFTLKIVDAGVDYDLPYDTGVINMKVRKSTRNYLHEAAMTEEEMELCLERGAEVVRNCHKEGSNILSFGEMGIGNTSSSSLWMTCFTNIPLEQCVGAGSGLDNVGIRHKYEVLKQSLDNYRGDHSPHDIIRYFGGLEMVMAVGAMLQAAELGIVIMVDGFIMTNCILAASKLYPEVLHYAIFGHCGDETGHKLLLDHMEARPLLNLGLRLGEGTGAICAYPIVQSAIRMINEMDNFAHASITKYF from the coding sequence ATGAAAACATTTAAGATAATACGTCCGGACGAGAATATCCGTCCAGCATTGATTGATAAAATCAATAATCTAACTAAACCCAAAGGCTCATTAGGGACTCTCGAAGAACTGGCTCTGCAAATAGGCTGGATACAACAAACTCTGTCTCCCACCCTGCAACATCCACAGAATATTATCTTTGCCGCTGATCATGGCATTGTAGACGAAGGTGTCAGCCTTTCGCCTAAAGAAGTTACCTGGCAACAGATCAGTAATTTCTTACATGGAGGTGCCGGAGTGAATTTCCTTTGCCGACAGCATGGATTTACCCTGAAGATAGTAGATGCCGGTGTAGATTATGATTTACCTTATGATACAGGTGTCATTAACATGAAAGTGCGGAAAAGTACCCGAAATTATCTGCATGAAGCTGCTATGACAGAAGAGGAAATGGAACTATGCTTGGAGCGCGGTGCAGAAGTTGTACGCAATTGCCATAAAGAAGGTAGCAATATACTCAGTTTTGGGGAAATGGGTATTGGAAATACATCTTCCTCATCTCTGTGGATGACTTGCTTTACAAACATTCCTCTGGAGCAATGTGTAGGTGCGGGAAGCGGACTGGATAATGTCGGTATCCGTCATAAATATGAAGTATTAAAACAGTCATTAGATAACTACAGGGGAGACCATTCTCCCCATGATATCATCCGCTATTTTGGAGGTCTGGAAATGGTGATGGCAGTAGGTGCTATGCTTCAGGCAGCCGAACTTGGAATAGTTATTATGGTAGATGGATTCATTATGACAAACTGTATTCTGGCTGCCAGCAAATTATATCCGGAAGTACTGCATTATGCTATTTTCGGACATTGTGGAGATGAAACAGGTCATAAACTGCTACTCGATCACATGGAAGCCAGACCGCTTTTAAATTTAGGTCTGCGTTTGGGTGAAGGAACAGGTGCCATCTGTGCATATCCCATTGTGCAGTCCGCCATACGCATGATTAATGAAATGGATAACTTCGCACATGCTTCTATAACAAAGTATTTTTAA
- a CDS encoding adenosylcobinamide-GDP ribazoletransferase, translating to MKVLAAFIFFTRLPFWRIKEVPAKYFKRIVPYWPLAGWLTGGIMVGILWIAAQILPISIAWVLAILSRLLITGCLHEDGLADFFDGFGGGTTKGRTLAIMKDSQIGSYGVIGLIVYFLLLFLLLENLPLKLICVLVICGDCWSKFCASQIINYLPYARKEEESKAKVVYDRMTWQELLTGFICGFLPIILFLPIDFWPVMICPILTFSLLYWLMKRRLQGYTGDCCGATFLLCELSFYLGAVILLYAHIKYGNPDFINVYLK from the coding sequence ATGAAAGTCCTCGCAGCATTCATCTTCTTCACCCGGCTTCCATTTTGGAGAATCAAAGAAGTTCCGGCTAAATACTTCAAACGTATCGTTCCATACTGGCCATTAGCTGGATGGCTGACGGGTGGTATTATGGTCGGCATACTGTGGATAGCAGCTCAGATACTTCCCATTTCCATCGCATGGGTACTTGCCATCCTCTCCCGATTGCTTATCACAGGCTGTCTGCACGAAGACGGACTGGCTGATTTTTTTGATGGCTTTGGTGGAGGAACCACTAAAGGACGGACACTTGCCATTATGAAAGATTCCCAGATAGGAAGTTATGGCGTTATAGGATTAATAGTCTATTTCTTGCTATTATTCTTACTTTTGGAAAATCTACCTTTGAAACTGATTTGTGTTCTCGTAATTTGTGGCGACTGCTGGTCTAAATTCTGTGCTTCACAAATCATCAATTATTTACCTTATGCACGAAAAGAAGAAGAAAGCAAGGCGAAAGTTGTGTATGACCGTATGACCTGGCAAGAGTTATTGACAGGATTCATCTGTGGATTTTTACCTATTATATTATTTTTGCCGATAGATTTCTGGCCGGTCATGATCTGCCCGATTCTGACATTCAGTCTATTGTATTGGTTAATGAAACGTCGTCTTCAAGGTTATACAGGAGATTGCTGCGGAGCTACATTCCTGCTTTGTGAACTTTCATTCTATTTGGGTGCAGTAATCTTGCTGTATGCACATATCAAATACGGTAACCCGGATTTTATTAATGTTTATTTAAAATAA
- the cobC gene encoding alpha-ribazole phosphatase, with translation MEVIFIRHTSVDVPPGVCYGQTDVPLRNSFEQEAAVTSGNLKSYRPKGRDFDYVYTSPLSRCVRLATYCGYPDAERDDRIMEMNFGNWEMKNFDEISDPRLKEWYADYINVPATNGESFAIQYQRVASFLDELREKNYEKVAIFAHGGVLICAQLYAGAIKQEEAFSALTAYGGIIQLKFD, from the coding sequence ATGGAAGTTATTTTTATCAGACATACCTCAGTAGATGTCCCTCCCGGAGTGTGCTACGGACAAACAGATGTTCCTTTGCGAAACAGTTTCGAACAAGAAGCTGCCGTCACATCCGGAAATTTAAAATCTTACCGTCCGAAAGGGAGAGATTTCGATTATGTATATACCAGTCCGCTATCCCGTTGTGTACGTCTTGCTACCTATTGCGGATATCCTGATGCCGAACGTGACGACCGAATTATGGAAATGAACTTCGGAAATTGGGAGATGAAGAATTTTGATGAAATAAGTGATCCAAGGCTGAAAGAATGGTATGCCGACTACATAAACGTACCTGCCACAAACGGTGAATCATTTGCCATACAGTATCAACGTGTCGCCAGTTTTCTGGATGAACTGAGAGAAAAGAATTATGAAAAAGTAGCCATATTTGCACATGGAGGCGTATTGATTTGCGCCCAACTTTATGCAGGAGCTATAAAACAGGAAGAGGCATTCAGTGCTTTGACTGCCTATGGAGGAATCATTCAGTTGAAATTTGATTAG
- a CDS encoding sensor histidine kinase: MKHILIIWFCLLSMYPYVLYAEDANAQQYQDSILKIAQSMPGTLPKLTYLRDMAYRHQYAPYNKTFSTALYQEACIQKNIIYENLGAYYLASCYDKLHDADSLAYWVDKLEKYAPEVGTYDYYLEQKAAISRALASKRQIEKAVYVAKETLAESLEHNSNNGEIASYNSLGCAYGVSSRVDEALNIFLKAYQRFTPRTKTSLRVDILSRIAQVYGNTGRDSLRRPYVQQMDEALQEVITREPETRKNWSNFEIDCQIKYVLLYMNKGTYHIALEHINKAKALLEDHVDPVFWLNVQLVQLQYYARTQEYDKSIALIDEVTPVVLNHYVSTFATLINYKASTQVDKGDIDGAIETKRYLIRTQDSLDNAFSANQLRQMKEIYHIDDLLLEKQKIKDTNYKRGFLFLITLLVLILIFYLYTRYISRKIAAAEKVTVNAAMQAEADNTTKDRLQSEISHDIRTPLNVVVGFAELLTESKELTAEAKVEYGKMIQENAENLLTYVNSILELSRLESGKTQYVQEECELVELCRKEITIAEQSGNGRVTVRLKTDVENRMISTDKNKFSSLLSSLLVPSENDENTYNIVIRIRYDKEKNMLFFRVTGTPLAKARFENKTALIRHEINAHFVHAFNGTYKVQEGAAEGPLVLFSIQAQAANQISTE, encoded by the coding sequence ATGAAGCATATACTAATTATATGGTTTTGTTTGCTGAGTATGTATCCTTATGTGTTATATGCAGAAGATGCCAATGCACAGCAATATCAGGACAGTATTCTGAAAATAGCGCAGTCCATGCCGGGCACGCTTCCTAAACTTACTTACCTGCGTGATATGGCTTACAGACATCAGTACGCTCCTTATAACAAAACTTTCTCAACCGCTTTATATCAGGAAGCGTGTATCCAGAAAAATATAATTTATGAGAATCTGGGTGCTTATTATCTGGCATCTTGCTATGACAAATTACATGATGCGGACAGTTTGGCATATTGGGTGGATAAACTGGAAAAATATGCTCCTGAAGTAGGTACATATGATTATTACCTGGAGCAGAAAGCTGCGATCAGCCGTGCCCTGGCTTCTAAAAGGCAGATAGAAAAGGCTGTATATGTGGCAAAAGAAACATTGGCAGAATCCTTGGAACACAATAGTAATAATGGTGAGATAGCATCATACAATAGTTTAGGATGTGCATACGGAGTATCCAGCAGAGTGGATGAAGCATTGAACATCTTTTTAAAAGCTTATCAACGTTTTACTCCCCGGACTAAGACCAGTTTGCGTGTGGATATTCTTTCGCGTATTGCTCAAGTATATGGTAATACGGGAAGAGATAGCTTGAGGCGACCTTATGTTCAACAAATGGATGAGGCCTTACAGGAAGTCATAACCCGTGAACCTGAGACACGGAAAAATTGGAGTAATTTTGAGATTGACTGCCAGATAAAATATGTTCTCTTGTATATGAATAAGGGAACTTATCATATTGCTCTGGAACATATAAATAAAGCAAAGGCATTATTGGAAGATCATGTAGATCCGGTTTTCTGGTTGAATGTCCAGCTTGTACAATTGCAATATTATGCCCGTACACAGGAGTATGACAAAAGTATTGCCCTGATAGATGAAGTGACACCGGTAGTATTGAATCATTATGTATCCACTTTTGCTACGCTTATTAATTATAAGGCGTCCACCCAGGTTGACAAAGGTGATATTGACGGGGCTATTGAGACAAAACGTTACCTCATACGGACTCAGGACTCATTGGACAATGCTTTTTCTGCAAATCAGTTGCGACAAATGAAGGAAATCTATCATATTGACGACCTTCTTCTGGAGAAGCAAAAAATAAAGGATACCAACTATAAGCGCGGCTTCCTGTTTCTTATCACATTACTGGTACTGATACTTATTTTTTATCTTTATACACGTTATATATCGCGGAAAATCGCTGCGGCTGAAAAAGTGACGGTAAATGCGGCCATGCAGGCAGAAGCGGATAACACCACTAAAGACCGTTTGCAATCTGAAATCAGTCATGACATACGTACTCCGTTGAATGTGGTGGTAGGTTTTGCCGAACTGTTGACGGAATCGAAAGAACTCACTGCAGAAGCAAAAGTAGAATATGGCAAGATGATTCAGGAGAATGCGGAAAACCTATTGACGTATGTTAATAGTATTCTGGAACTTTCCCGTCTTGAATCCGGTAAGACACAATATGTGCAGGAAGAATGTGAATTGGTAGAATTATGCCGGAAAGAGATTACCATTGCTGAACAGAGTGGCAACGGACGTGTAACTGTTCGTTTGAAAACGGATGTGGAAAATAGGATGATAAGTACGGATAAAAACAAGTTCTCTTCATTATTGTCCAGTCTGCTGGTACCGTCAGAGAATGATGAAAATACATATAATATTGTTATTCGCATTAGGTACGATAAAGAGAAGAACATGTTATTCTTCAGAGTGACCGGTACCCCTTTGGCTAAGGCCCGCTTTGAAAACAAAACTGCACTGATTCGTCATGAGATCAATGCACATTTTGTTCATGCTTTCAATGGCACTTATAAAGTGCAGGAAGGTGCGGCAGAAGGGCCATTGGTTCTGTTTAGTATACAAGCTCAAGCTGCTAATCAAATTTCAACTGAATGA
- the cobU gene encoding bifunctional adenosylcobinamide kinase/adenosylcobinamide-phosphate guanylyltransferase — MKRIILITGGARSGKSSHAEKLALSLSPTPVYLATARIWDEEFRQRVIRHQQRRGPEWTNIEEEKELSRHHLSGRTVLIDCVTLWCTNFFFDVNTDTDSALTAAKEEFDRFTVQDATFIFVTNEIGMGATSENEVQRKFTDMQGWMNQYIAKHADEVWLMVSGIPVKVK, encoded by the coding sequence ATGAAACGAATCATACTCATTACCGGAGGTGCACGCTCCGGTAAAAGTAGCCATGCAGAAAAACTGGCGCTAAGTCTCTCTCCTACTCCTGTTTACCTTGCTACCGCACGTATTTGGGATGAAGAATTCCGACAACGTGTAATTCGCCATCAACAAAGACGCGGACCGGAATGGACAAACATAGAAGAAGAAAAAGAACTAAGCCGCCATCATTTGAGCGGACGGACTGTACTGATAGACTGTGTTACCTTATGGTGTACAAACTTCTTCTTTGATGTAAATACAGATACTGATAGCGCCCTGACAGCCGCCAAAGAAGAATTCGACCGTTTTACAGTACAAGATGCCACCTTCATCTTTGTTACTAATGAAATAGGTATGGGGGCTACTTCAGAAAACGAAGTTCAGCGTAAGTTCACAGATATGCAAGGTTGGATGAACCAGTACATCGCCAAACACGCTGATGAAGTATGGTTGATGGTATCAGGGATTCCGGTGAAAGTGAAATAG